The genomic interval CCGCGGCGCGGACGACGAGCTGTACGCCGTCCGGGCGACGCCGACGCCGACGTTTACCGGTGCCGGGATGGACCGACGGGTCGCCGACTCGATAGCGTCGCTGACGACTATCGGGGCCTGAGGACAGCCCGGGCACCCTCAGCACGGACTGACCGGTCGTTTCCCGCCCGCTCTCACAGACCAGAGAGCATCTCGCGGGCCCGATGTTGCGCGGTTATCCGGACCAAACCTGATCACTTATACATAAGATTAACTACATATTCGCGGCGGCGGAAGGGAGACTGATGACGACGCAACGCAGAACCCGACGACACGGAAGACAACTGTTCGAGGTGGCTGCTTGATGCCGTTCGAGACGACCGCCGGGGCCGCGACGTTCCTCGCTGGGCGGGCCCTCCTCGGCGGGGTCTTCGCCTATCTCGGCGTCAGCAACCTGCTCGACGTGCGAGCCAAGATCGCCTACGCCCGCGACACGGGTATTCCGCTGGCCAGCGTCGCCGTCCCCGCCGCCTTCGTGTTGCTGGTGATCGGTGGGCTCGGCGTTCTCACCGGTGTGTATCCGGCCGTTGCCAGCCTCGCGATTATCGCGTTCTTCGCCGGCGTCACACCGGCGATGCACGCCTTCTGGCGCATCGAGGACCCGGACGAACGGGAGTCAGAGAAGACACAGTTCCTGCTCAACACCGCCCTGCTCGGAAGCGCGCTCGTCCTCCTCGCGCTCGGCGGCACGAACTGGCCGTACGGACTGTAACGACACTACACAGCACGCACTTACCACAGATGACCACAGACGATACTCCCCAACCGTTCGATGGACTGTTCGCAGATACGGCGAGTGAACCGGCGTTCGTCCGCAAACTCCGCCGACACGACGAGGCCTTCGCCGACCACGTCGCCGCGCTGGCACGGAACGCCGGAGCCGACGGCGCCCTCCCCGCCCGGACGAAGACCCTCATCACGCTCGCGCTCGACGCGGCCGACGGCAACACTGCCGGCGTGACCGAGCTCGCGAGCATGGCCCGCGCGCAGGGTGTCACCGAAGACGAACTCG from Halomicroarcula saliterrae carries:
- a CDS encoding DoxX family protein; protein product: MPFETTAGAATFLAGRALLGGVFAYLGVSNLLDVRAKIAYARDTGIPLASVAVPAAFVLLVIGGLGVLTGVYPAVASLAIIAFFAGVTPAMHAFWRIEDPDERESEKTQFLLNTALLGSALVLLALGGTNWPYGL
- a CDS encoding carboxymuconolactone decarboxylase family protein, translating into MTTDDTPQPFDGLFADTASEPAFVRKLRRHDEAFADHVAALARNAGADGALPARTKTLITLALDAADGNTAGVTELASMARAQGVTEDELAETVKVIGNQGGLGTLAIAARALEE